TCAAAAGAGGGGCGGAAAGGGAGTTTCTGCTGTTACTACCCGTGAGGAAGATTTTGTAGAAAAATTAATTATAACCTCTACCCATGATTATTTATTGTTCTTTACAAATCAAGGAAGGGTATATAAACTAAATGTCTATGATATTCCCGAAGCCAAAAGACAAGCAAAGGGAACAGCTATCGTAAATTTACTACAGCTAGGACCAAATGAAACGATAGCAGCCACCATCCCAGTAAATAAAAATTGGGATTCTCAATACCTTATTATGGCAACTCAAAAGGGTATCATAAAAAAGACCCAATTAAACCAATTTGAAAATACAAGAAAAACTGGTTTAATAGCCATCAGCATTAGAGAAGATGATCAATTAATCAGTGTGAGATTAATTGATACCAACGAAGAAATTATCATGATTACAGCTAAGGGAATGGCTATTCGATTTAAAGAAGATGATGTTAGGGATATGGGCAGAGGCGCTATGGGGGTAAAGGGTATTACCTTATCTGAGGAAGATAAACTAGTGGGTATGGAGGTTGCAGAGGATAATAAAGACCTATTGGTTGTTAGTAAAAAAGGTTTTGGAAAAAGAACATCTCTAGAACAATACCGTCTTCAATCTAGGGGTGGTAAAGGAACAAAAACCTACAATGTTACTGAAAAAACAGGAATGTTAGTAGGGGCTAAAATTGTAACCAATGAAGATGAAATCCTATTAATTAGTAATGACGGTATTGTTATAAGATTAAATGTTAATAACATTTCAAAGATGGGACGAAACACAAAGGGCGTTACTTTAATGAAGACCGATGAAAATAAAAGTATCGTATCTATTGCCCAAATACCAAAACATGAAGAGGAAGAAGAGGAAGAAGAGGAAAAATAATAATAATTTACAAAAATTATGTTTAAAGGATATCTGTGGGGGGAAGATATAGAATAGAAGCCGAAAGCTTTAAATTCAACCCCCATATTTAGCACAGCAAAGGTATGTGGTCCATACCTTTGCATTTTTATTCTTTTTATTTTCCTTCTTTGGGGTTTTGTAGTACAATGTTATAAAGAAAAAATTATTTTGTCGTTTTAATGAAATTAAAACATTTGCCTATGAAGGGGGGATCATAATGTCACTAATGATAAACAAAAACTATGATGAAAATAATAAAATGTGGGATATAAAACTAACGGGAGAAGTAGATATTTATACTGCAGGAACATTAAAGGAAGCTTTTAAAAAAATGTTGGAGGAAAAAAAAGAAACAGTAAAAATAGATGCTATAAGTCTAGAATATATTGATAGCACTGGACTAGGTGTACTAATAGGTACACTGAAAAAATTAAAAGAAGAAGACAAAAATATTATAATTATCAATATGAAACCTAGTATACGAAAACTATTAAATATTACTGGATTAGATAAAATTTTTATTATAGAGGGGTGAGGTAAAAAT
Above is a window of Natronincola ferrireducens DNA encoding:
- a CDS encoding STAS domain-containing protein; this translates as MSLMINKNYDENNKMWDIKLTGEVDIYTAGTLKEAFKKMLEEKKETVKIDAISLEYIDSTGLGVLIGTLKKLKEEDKNIIIINMKPSIRKLLNITGLDKIFIIEG